In Corylus avellana chromosome ca2, CavTom2PMs-1.0, the following proteins share a genomic window:
- the LOC132172851 gene encoding nuclear transcription factor Y subunit B-6-like, with protein sequence MERGGFNGYRKIPNASSGLKLTNMKMRLAEMNHANNHSTTAEDNECTVREQDRFMPIANVIRIMRKILPPHAKISDDAKETIQECVSEYISFITGEANERCQREQRKTITAEDVLWAMSKLGFDDYIEPLTVYLHRYRDMEGDRGSIRGEPLGKRAAVEFSTLGVAAAAAAFAPVFQMAGHHHHHGFFGAAADHHHHMGGGYLRDAANAGSSQQAAAVANGEPHGQYK encoded by the exons ATGGAACGTGGAGGCTTCAATGGCTACCGCAAGATCCCCAACGCAAGCTCTG GACTGAAGCTGACAAATATGAAAATGAGGCTGGCGGAGATGAACCACGCCAACAATCATTCAACCACGGCTGAAGACAACGAATGCACGGTGAGGGAGCAAGACAGGTTCATGCCGATCGCTAACGTGATAAGGATCATGCGCAAGATCCTTCCTCCGCATGCCAAGATCTCGGACGACGCAAAGGAAACAATCCAGGAGTGCGTCTCTGAGTACATTAGCTTCATCACCGGCGAAGCCAACGAGCGGTGCCAACGCGAGCAGCGGAAGACAATCACCGCCGAGGACGTGCTGTGGGCAATGAGCAAGCTGGGCTTCGATGACTACATCGAGCCGCTCACGGTGTACCTCCACCGTTACCGTGACATGGAGGGCGATCGTGGGTCCATAAGAGGTGAGCCGCTGGGGAAGAGGGCGGCGGTCGAGTTTAGCACGCTGGgggttgctgctgctgctgctgcttttGCGCCTGTTTTCCAGATGGCCGGGCATCATCATCACCATGGGTTTTTTGGAGCTGCGgctgatcatcatcatcacatgGGTGGTGGGTACTTGAGAGATGCAGCGAATGCGGGGTCATCCCAGCAGGCTGCTGCAGTGGCAAACGGTGAGCCACATGGGCAGTACAAGTGA
- the LOC132172850 gene encoding tRNA (guanine(9)-N1)-methyltransferase encodes MATFNYQGILPQEKRKKITATSFHKTLKPKNSLVRVLSNTPSRRGLVRTMEDMQNDQNAVVNPSNALPSPPQALSKSAQKKLLKQQRFEVRKAEKKAQEKHQKREDGERKRKEWEEKLAGVPEEERSRLIESRRSLRKERMEKRSEERERKIERLTRARELGQKIVVDLDFAHLMTPSEIHSLVQQIMYCYAVNGRCTSPCHLWLTGCEGEMGSQLQRLPGFDKWMVEKESRSYIEALQDRKENLVYLTADAETVLEELDLKKIYIIGGLVDRNRWKGITMKKAQEQGIQTAKLPIGNYLKMSSSQVLTVNQVMEILLKFMETKDWKVSFFQVIPQRKRPEADSEGYQKVEGEENEEQDDQLDTKKKCIEDPSHG; translated from the exons ATGGCAACATTCAATTATCAAGGTATATTGCctcaagaaaaaaggaagaagataaCGGCGACGTCGTTccacaaaaccctaaaacccaaaaactCTCTGGTCCGAGTGTTATCGAACACACCCTCGCGCAGGGGCTTGGTTCGAACAATGGAGGACAtgcaaaatgaccaaaatgccgTCGTTAACCCCTCGAATGCCCTCCCCAGCCCTCCCCAAGCCCTCTCGAAGAGCGCCCAGAAGAAGCTGCTGAAGCAGCAGAGATTCGAGGTGAGGAAGGCGGAGAAGAAGGCTCAGGAGAAGCATCAGAAGAGGGAAGATGGGGAGCGGAAGCGGAAGGAGTGGGAGGAGAAGCTGGCGGGCGTGCCGGAGGAGGAGCGGTCGAGGCTGATCGAGTCCCGGCGGAGCCTCAGGAAGGAGAGGATGGAGAAGAGGTcggaggagagggagaggaagatCGAGCGGCTCACGAGAGCCAGAGAGCTCGGCCAGAAGATAGTCGTTGACCTCGACTTCGCTCACCTCATGACCCCTTCCGAGATTCACAGCCTCGTTCAacag ATTATGTATTGTTATGCGGTGAATGGAAGATGTACGAGCCCATGTCATCTGTGGTTGACGGGATGCGAGGGAGAAATGGGAAGTCAATTGCAAAGGCTTCCAGGGTTTGATAAGTGGATGGTTGAGAAGGAAAGTCGATCTTACATTGAAGCATTGCAAGATCGGAAGGAAAATCTGGTATATCTCACAGCGGATGCTGAAACTGTTCTCGAGGAACTTGATCTGAAGAAAATTTACATTATTGGTGGATTAGTGGACCGTAATCGGTGGAAAGGGATAACCATGAAGAAAGCACAAGAGCAGGGAATCCAAACAGCAAAGCTCCCCATTGGAAATTACTTAAAGATGTCAAGTTCCCAG GTCCTTACAGTGAACCAAGTGATGGAGATACTCCTCAAGTTTATGGAAACGAAGGATTGGaaagtttctttctttcaagTGATTCCTCAAAGGAAAAGACCTGAAGCTGATTCAGAAGGATATCAAAAGGTTGAAGGGGAAGAAAACGAAGAGCAAGATGATCAATTGGATACTAAAAAGAAGTGTATTGAAGACCCTTCCCATGGCTAG